The window GATTCAAACCCTCAACCATTCATCGATAAAATATACAAAACTATGGCACATCGCGGCCCTGACGATAGAGGTCATGCCATATTTGGAGAGGCTTTATTCAAAGTATTAATTGCACAGGTACGCCTCTCGATAATAGATCTTTCACCAACTGGTCATCAGCCTATGTTCAGCGAAGATGGCAGATATGCCATCACATATAACGGCGAAGTTTACAACTATCTTGAGCTTAGAAAAGAACTTGAGAAAGAAGGTGTCATATTTAACACACCAAACGATACAGAAGTTGTAATGAAGGCGATAATCCAATGGGGTAAGGACGCACTGCTACGTTTTACGGGTATGTTTGCGTTTGCCTTATATGATAAAGAGAAAGAAACATTGATATGTGCACGTGATTTTTTCGGTATCAAACCTTTTTACTGGTACACCGGAGATATGGGCTTTTGCTTCGCTTCTGAATTACCATCGCTCCTTGAATTTCCAGATGTTCCAAGAAAACTTGATCCTACCAGTGCATATAACTATCTTGCCTATGGAATCACTAACGTTGGGGACCGTACTATGTTGAAGGATATATATCAGCTTCCGCCAGCTCATTACGTTGAGATAGACATCAATAAACCACAGGATATAAAACCAGTGAGATATTGGAAACCCAATATCTTTAAGCGTTCGGATATATCTTTCGATGACGCTGCGAAAGAACTCAGGGCAATGTTTCTAGATTCGGTTCGTTTACATTTACGTTCTGATGTACCACTTGGTGTAGCATTATCTGGTGGTATAGATTCATCCTCAGTAACGTGCGCTATAAGATACTTAGAACCACACACAGAGTTACATACGTTTAGTTTTATAGTAAAAGGAACACCTGTATCAGAGGAAAAATGGGCTAGCATCGTTGCGGAACATACACACGCAATCAGGCACATAATAGAAGTTGCACCATACGAACTGATTAATGATTTAGATGATATGATTAGAGCGCAAGGAGAACCTTTTGGCTCTACATCAATATACGCGGGATACAAAGTCTTTCAATTAGCAAAAAGCTGTGGGATTACTGTCACTCTTGACGGACAAGGAGCAGATGAAATGCTCGCTGGCTATTTTGGATACCCTGGGCAAAGATTGTCGACTTTGATCTGTTCCGGCCATTTTATAAAAGCCTATAAGTTTTTTATAGCTACTTCGAAATGGCCTGGAAGATCAAAGTTTAATACGTTGGCATTTACCATTCAGGAACTCATACCCCGCCGTATGATACCATTTGCGCGAAAAATTATTGGTAAAAATCCTGAACCAAAATGGCTTGACATCAAGAAGATAAAAGAAAACGGCGGCAATATTATCGGTCGGGGGAAAAAACTTGAAAACCAAATGTATCCGTCACCGAACAAGGTAATAAGTTTTTTAGCCTATTCCTTAACATGGGATGGTATCCCTAATCTTCTCCGCCATGGAGATAGAAATGCGATGGCTCATTCTATTGAAAGCAGAGTCCCCTTTCTTACCAAAGAAATGGCGGAGTTCTGCCTCTCCTTACCGGAAGAATATCTTATTGACATGAACGGCAGAACAAAAAGCGTATTCAGGGAAGCAATGCGTGGAATTGTACCTGATGCGATACTAGACCGTAGAGACAAAATTGGCTTTGCGACACCGGAGGAAGATTGGCTGAATAATATTTCGGATTGGGTGGACAAGCTTTTATGCAATACGACGGATATTCCATTCCTAAACATGAAGGCGCTTCAAGAAGAATGGCGCGCTGTCAAAGAAAAACACAGTGGATACGATTGGCGTGTCTGGCGATGGATCAATTATATTCGCTGGATAGAAATGTTTAATATTTCTATGGGCAAATAAGTACATAAAACATCTCAGAGTCAAGATTTCCGCAAATAAAATCTATAAACCATTGAATATTTACATGAAATTTAATACAGCACACATTTGATCCACTACATAAAACGCGTAAAGTGGAAAAAGTAGCAGGTAAATATACGAGGCATCGCACAAAATATGACAATAAAACAACAAATATCGCAGTATTTGAAAAACAATAACTTTATCAGACATGTAACAATATTATCTGGCGCCTCGGTAATTGCGCAACTGATAAATATTATCATCATGCCCGTTGTATCACGGCTATACTCACCAGCTGACTTTGGTGTATTAGCGCTTTATTCTTCTATTGTGGGATTGCTTGCTACAGTATCAGGCTTTAGATACTATCTTGTGATTCCGCTTGCCCGCAGAGATCGTTACATACATGCAATAGCCTGGCTAAGCTTTCTATCCCAATGTTTTTGTGTACTGGCATTTACAATCATAATCATAGAATGGAAAGAGTACTTGGCAGAGACTCCCTATGGAGTATTATTATCCTACTGGTACATGGTCCCTATAGGTGTATTGTGTGTTGGAGTCTATTCCTTGTTGGTTCAGTGGGCAATAAGAGAGAGGGAGTTCACGCTTATCGCAAAAACAAAAATAGTGCAGACTGTTTCAAGGTGCTTCGTTTTCTTATTGTGTGGAATTATAAACACATCCCCAATTGGTCTGCTTCTTGGCAATATCGCTGGGCAGAGCGGTGGAAGTACATCACTTTTACATTCTATAAAAAGAAAAAATCTAAAGATTAAATTTAGTTTCACGCATATAAAACGTGCGGCATTGTCATATCGTAAGATGTTTCTCTTTGATACACCGTCCAGCTTAATAAATATGTCCGGTGCGTATCTATTGCCTATAGTCATGACATATTACTGGATTCCTAATATCGTAGGCTCTTTCTCCATGGCACAACAGGTTTTAGCTTTGCCATCTGCCATCGTTGGCACTGCGATAGGACAGGTCTTTATTCAGCGTTGCAGTCAGGCTAAGTATGAGGGGAATATTGAGAATATTTACACAAAAACATTAATAATACTTTTCATTGTCGGTGTTTATCCTATAATGCTACTAAGTATGCTGGCGCCGATTATTTTTCCTGTTGTACTAGGGCAAAAGTGGATTGTGGCCGGTAATTTTGCTCTGTTGATGTCTCCGTGGGTGGCGTTAGATTTTGTATACACGCCCTTAAGTATGATTTATATCATTATGATGCTTCAGCGCCCAGCATTTATTTTTTTATTTCTTTACACAATTGTGCGAATTGCTTCTATATATATTATGCGCGATAATCCTGATTACGCAATGATGTTGCTATCTGGGATCAGCACACTATTTATAATTATTGGAATAATATTACCTGGGTATTTCATTCATATAAAAATATCGTCTTTGATCAGTATTGTCGCTTGCTTATCTGTAAAGGTATTAATAGCGTTGGCTCCTGTATATTTTTGCTTATATGTTTTAAAGACACATCTATATGTCACCATTATAGCCCTGCTATTATCAATGGCGTTATATATGACATTAGGGTTCAATACATTAAAAAATATTAAAAGTTGAGGAACATATAATGTTAACGAAAACACAACACTCATCAAATAAAATATTTATTTTATACACATTAATATTTATTTTTGCGTTCTTCTTTATTATTGAATGGCATTGGCAAATTTTACTGTTAGGAATTGATGTTCCTAACCCCTATATTTTTGTTGCGTTTCTTTCCATTCCTATTATTGTTATAAACATATTAGATATGCGAAAAAAAGATCCTAACTTTTGGTTTATATACTTTCTGATCATATATTTTTTATTAGTTGCGTTAATAAACATTTCGGAATTGAAGACTACAGGCGACTACAAAATTGCAACTGAAATGGGTGTTTGGTGTATTAACATTGCATTATTTATTGTGGCATGTAATGAGAAAGTATGGATATTTATACGCAGATATCCCAGAGTTGTTACGTTTTTATTTTTCCTTTACGCATTGACACCACTATTAATTCTCTTTAGCCAAGGTTATGCGGCAGAAGCACATTTAAATCTCAGAGAAGCCGCATCGCTCAAAGAAATAACAGGAAATTCAGATTATATTGTCTCTTATCAAAGTTTTGGAGACAAAATATCTATCTTATCTTTTATAGTACTTTCATTACATATAAATAGGTTTCTAAAAATAATAGTTCTGGTTACTACGCTAATTTCGCTTTATGTTGTATTCAGCGCAGCAAGTATGGTAGGCTATATTTTTTCTTGTACGGCTTTTTTGTTCTTATTACTTTACTACAATAGGTGCTACATAAAATGTGGCGTATTCGGGTTAGTATGTGTTTGCATGTTGTTTTTTACATTTGCATATATTGTGAACAACCGAGCATTACAGGCTTCAGATAATCGTATGGTTAGTTCGATAGCGCGTGGACAAAAATATGGATCTGTCTCAAGTAGAAAAATAATTGAAGTGGAAAATCAAAAATCGCGAAGCGTACGACTAATGTTTGGAGATTACAAATTTGATAATAAACTTGGCAGACCTGGAACATATACACACAGCGCTTTCGGTATGGTTGACTATTACGGAATAATAATTTTCAGCATATCAGTAGGAATCTGGATGTATCTCTTTGCTAGACTATTATTCCTGGGGAAAAAAGATATTCCTGTCGTAAATGCAGCATTGATGTCTGTGCTTTTTTATACCCCGTTATTTATAATTGCAAGGTTTCCTGTAGGATATCTAACATTTTGGGTGCTAGGCTCTGCAATATCAGCGGTAAAAATCAATAAAAACTTAAGGCAGTTTAAGGCTACAAATAAAACCGCGACGTCTACCACCGTTCTGTGAGAAGGAACACAAGACAATTCGTTTAATTCTACGTGGTAATTACAAAATATACAGCACATAGGAGATGTCTCAATGGAATTCTACGATTAAAAAATGATGTCAACACCAATATCCAAACAGTCCTCACAAATACTGAAAATTAGAAAGGAAGCTATGCAATTGCACTGGGGCAAAATACTGCGTACCTATGTAAACGATACAAAAACCATCTACATTGTGTTTATGGCGCTTGGTGTAAAACCATGACGCTGTTTTTGTGCCCTTCTTTTACCTTCAATACCGCCCTATCTATTTGGGCAATGTACCAACCACGCTAAAATATCGCCAATTGCCCAAAAGTATTTTCTGTAAGAAAGGAATCAGAGCAATGCTATTTAACTCTTTTGAATTTATATTTTTATTTCTGCCTTTAGTATTTTGTATTTGGGTTTTCTTGCGTAAAAACTATCTTCCGAAGCTGGCGATTTTTTCTTTATTGGTCTCTTCACTGTTGTTCTATGCATACTGGAATCCTCCTTTTGTTTTTTTACTGCTTGCTTCAATAACGATAAACTTTTTCATACAAAGGGGTATCTTTACATTACAAAAGACATCTTGTTCTCGAACGGCAAAAACAGTTTTATTCTGCGGAATTACTTTTAATATCCTCTTGATTGGTTACTTTAAATATAAGAACTTTTTCCTGTACAATATGGATTTTATATTTGGGCGTGTAAATACGTACCAATCTATATTTTTACCGCTGGGAATATCTTTCTTTACTTTTCAGCAAATTGCCTGTCTGATTGACAGCTATAAGAGGAAATTAGGGGAAATCAAATTTTGCGAGTACGCGCTTTTTGTCTCCTTTTTTCCACAATTGATTGCAGGCCCAATTGTAAAATATGAAGAGTTAATTCCACAAATCCAAAAAGCCGCCAAAGATAATTCGATTAACTTAGATACGATCTGTTTGGGGTTATCTTTATTTGCGTTTGGACTATTTAAAAAAATTACGATAGCAGATTACTTTTCACCTATTTCAATAATGCTCTTCGATTCAACCTCCCTTCCTACTTTTTACGACGCCATACTGGGCACTTTGGCATATACAATACAGATTTACTTTGATTTTTCCGGATACTCCGATATGGCGTTGGGACTTGGATTTTTATTTGGCGTGGCGCTGCCACAGAACTTTAACTCACCATACCAGAGCCTGTCGATTATTGATTTTTGGCGAAGGTGGCACATCACCCTATCCAACTTCCTAAAAGATTACATTTATATTCCTTTGGGAGGTAACAGGGGGGGGCATACTAAAAAATATATAAATTTATTGTTAACAATGTTAATAGGCGGATTATGGCACGGCGCTGGCTGGAACTTTATAATATGGGGTGGCTTACATGGATTCTATCTAGTAGTTAATAATCTGTACCGCAGTAAAGACAGATTCATCAAATTACCTAATATAATTTGTTGGCTGTTAACTTTCTCTGCCGTTAGCTTCGCTTGGATTTTTTTTAGAGCGCCGTCATTATCCAAAGCCAGAGAAATAATTTACGCGCTATTATCATACGCACAAATATTTTCACCAAGCCTTCACGCGATAAATTTAGCACACGACGGGCTGATCAAATTTGTATCATCATTGATCGCTTCTATCTTTATATCTATATTCATGCCAAATGCTCATAAAACATTACTGCATATATCATCTCGTAAGTACAGCGTAGCTGTTATAAGCGGTATCTGTTTTGCCGCAAGCCTGTGGATGATGACATATACCGAAAAAGTACGTGAGTTTTTATATTTTCAATTTTAAAGGATGATCACAATATGAAACGACTCAATTTTATTATATGGTGCCTAATATTTTTCCTGCCGACCTCCATTGTCATTCTTTATCCGGCAGCTTATGTCTTTTTTATCGACCCTCTTTGGCAATGGAATCACCCTTTTCACATCAGGGCATGGCATCCGCCATTCAATGAAAGGATTCAAAAGACAAACTATTTAGCGTCTAGAAAGCCAAAGATAGACACTCTAATCGTCGGTAGTAGCCGAAGCTCATTTATTGACCCCGCAGAGCTCGGCAGCCAGTATGCCTTTAACTATTCAGTCAGCTCTGGTACAGCATCTGAATTTGCCGATCACATAAAATATACGCGCAAAAGGTCCAATATCCCACTAAGGCTTGTCCTTATTGAGTCTTCATTCTTTCATGCCTTAAAATTCAAGCGCACATTTAACGCGCCTCATTTTTACGTTGACAACGCCGAAGACTTTTCAAAGAAGATCAACAATATATTCAGTAAAGACGCCTTTCAGCTAGCTAAAAAAATCAAAACAACCCCGTCATATGTATATGAATATTATTTGATAAACAAAGCACAAGTTCAATCCCATAAATATGGAGGACAAAGAGAAGGATTCACATCTCACCAAAAAGAGCAAGAGATAACG is drawn from Cloacibacillus porcorum and contains these coding sequences:
- the asnB gene encoding asparagine synthase (glutamine-hydrolyzing); its protein translation is MCGIFGWIPDKRYRDSNPQPFIDKIYKTMAHRGPDDRGHAIFGEALFKVLIAQVRLSIIDLSPTGHQPMFSEDGRYAITYNGEVYNYLELRKELEKEGVIFNTPNDTEVVMKAIIQWGKDALLRFTGMFAFALYDKEKETLICARDFFGIKPFYWYTGDMGFCFASELPSLLEFPDVPRKLDPTSAYNYLAYGITNVGDRTMLKDIYQLPPAHYVEIDINKPQDIKPVRYWKPNIFKRSDISFDDAAKELRAMFLDSVRLHLRSDVPLGVALSGGIDSSSVTCAIRYLEPHTELHTFSFIVKGTPVSEEKWASIVAEHTHAIRHIIEVAPYELINDLDDMIRAQGEPFGSTSIYAGYKVFQLAKSCGITVTLDGQGADEMLAGYFGYPGQRLSTLICSGHFIKAYKFFIATSKWPGRSKFNTLAFTIQELIPRRMIPFARKIIGKNPEPKWLDIKKIKENGGNIIGRGKKLENQMYPSPNKVISFLAYSLTWDGIPNLLRHGDRNAMAHSIESRVPFLTKEMAEFCLSLPEEYLIDMNGRTKSVFREAMRGIVPDAILDRRDKIGFATPEEDWLNNISDWVDKLLCNTTDIPFLNMKALQEEWRAVKEKHSGYDWRVWRWINYIRWIEMFNISMGK
- a CDS encoding lipopolysaccharide biosynthesis protein, with protein sequence MTIKQQISQYLKNNNFIRHVTILSGASVIAQLINIIIMPVVSRLYSPADFGVLALYSSIVGLLATVSGFRYYLVIPLARRDRYIHAIAWLSFLSQCFCVLAFTIIIIEWKEYLAETPYGVLLSYWYMVPIGVLCVGVYSLLVQWAIREREFTLIAKTKIVQTVSRCFVFLLCGIINTSPIGLLLGNIAGQSGGSTSLLHSIKRKNLKIKFSFTHIKRAALSYRKMFLFDTPSSLINMSGAYLLPIVMTYYWIPNIVGSFSMAQQVLALPSAIVGTAIGQVFIQRCSQAKYEGNIENIYTKTLIILFIVGVYPIMLLSMLAPIIFPVVLGQKWIVAGNFALLMSPWVALDFVYTPLSMIYIIMMLQRPAFIFLFLYTIVRIASIYIMRDNPDYAMMLLSGISTLFIIIGIILPGYFIHIKISSLISIVACLSVKVLIALAPVYFCLYVLKTHLYVTIIALLLSMALYMTLGFNTLKNIKS
- a CDS encoding MBOAT family O-acyltransferase: MLFNSFEFIFLFLPLVFCIWVFLRKNYLPKLAIFSLLVSSLLFYAYWNPPFVFLLLASITINFFIQRGIFTLQKTSCSRTAKTVLFCGITFNILLIGYFKYKNFFLYNMDFIFGRVNTYQSIFLPLGISFFTFQQIACLIDSYKRKLGEIKFCEYALFVSFFPQLIAGPIVKYEELIPQIQKAAKDNSINLDTICLGLSLFAFGLFKKITIADYFSPISIMLFDSTSLPTFYDAILGTLAYTIQIYFDFSGYSDMALGLGFLFGVALPQNFNSPYQSLSIIDFWRRWHITLSNFLKDYIYIPLGGNRGGHTKKYINLLLTMLIGGLWHGAGWNFIIWGGLHGFYLVVNNLYRSKDRFIKLPNIICWLLTFSAVSFAWIFFRAPSLSKAREIIYALLSYAQIFSPSLHAINLAHDGLIKFVSSLIASIFISIFMPNAHKTLLHISSRKYSVAVISGICFAASLWMMTYTEKVREFLYFQF